One Tubulanus polymorphus chromosome 5, tnTubPoly1.2, whole genome shotgun sequence DNA segment encodes these proteins:
- the LOC141906519 gene encoding beta-1,3-galactosyltransferase 5-like has protein sequence MPSSVLHVILMILVTDCCLNVYGSKTVFKMPDQMLWWQRAVKHLIPGPMARNSAIPIQLYAGESNVNDPNYEYLIINDEICSNESDIFLVMVVRSVFNQRDRRQAIRDTWANQKLFPKLNIKIVFIFGTVKDWRDQIALVEEHEIYKDIVQQTFTDSYSTLPIKDQLAFKWVYTFCAHAQFAMIGSDEIVVDMFKLVPYLQTYALRETNPKRFLKRIAVCYLFPCCTRVHRSRQYKYSASRKKYPGAAYPQYCSGTAYIAPTAVIERLLSASVDTPMFMPDDAWIGVLAEKAEISLEDTYKSFTGISNKPTVLRDFNNTHYLSSPVMIGVLDYDFPNREAEMIRYFWRMILRHHSDKMNSSSLWVWEEKITIPTAMPDDENILSSLITEGISYEFVMIGLLIIFCFLVCSTQKHNFKRCFKRSIQGQI, from the exons ATGCCGTCCAGTGTACTACACGTAATTCTCATGATTCTCGTTACAGACTGCTGTTTAAATGTTTACG gGTCCAAAACGGTGTTTAAAATGCCGGATCAAATGTTATGGTGGCAACGTGCGGTGAAGCACCTGATACCGGGACCGATGGCTCGTAATTCGGCGATTCCCATTCAGCTTTACGCCGGAGAATCGAACGTCAACGACCCGAACTACGAATATCTGATCATAAACGACGAAATCTGTTCGAATGAATCGGATATATTTCTAGTGATGGTTGTACGTAGCGTGTTCAATCAGAGAGATCGACGTCAAGCGATACGCGACACGTGGGCAAATCAAAAACTATTCCCGAAACTCAACATCAAAATCGTGTTCATTTTCGGAACGGTGAAAGATTGGAGAGACCAGATCGCGTTAGTCGAGGAACACGAAATTTATAAAGACATCGTTCAGCAGACGTTCACCGACTCGTATTCGACTTTACCCATTAAAGATCAACTCGCGTTTAAATGGGTTTACACGTTCTGCGCGCACGCTCAATTCGCGATGATCGGCAGCGACGAGATCGTCGTCGATATGTTTAAACTCGTGCCGTATTTACAGACGTACGCGCTGCGCGAAACGAATCCGAAGCGATTCCTCAAACGAATCGCCGTTTGTTATTTATTCCCGTGTTGCACGCGGGTGCATCGATCGCGTCAATACAAATACAGCGCGTCGAGGAAGAAGTATCCGGGTGCGGCGTATCCGCAGTATTGTTCCGGTACGGCGTATATAGCACCGACCGCCGTAATCGAGCGTCTGCTCTCCGCGTCAGTCGATACACCGATGTTTATGCCCGACGATGCGTGGATCGGTGTTTTAGCCGAGAAAGCCGAGATCTCGCTGGAAGATACGTATAAATCATTCACAGGTATCAGTAATAAACCGACCGTACTCCGGGATTTTAATAACACTCATTACCTGTCGTCGCCGGTGATGATCGGCGTGTTAGATTACGATTTCCCGAATCGTGAAGCGGAAATGATTCGATATTTTTGGCGGATGATTCTGCGACATCATTCCGATAAAATGAACTCATCTTCGCTGTGGGTTTGGGAAGAGAAGATCACCATCCCGACAGCGATGCCCGATGATGAGAACATTCTCTCTTCGTTAATAACTGAAGGCATCAGTTATGAGTTTGTTATGATCGGATTATTgatcattttttgttttctcgttTGTTCGACTCAAAAACATAATTTTAAACGATGTTTTAAGAGGTCAATTCAAGGACAGATCTAG
- the LOC141906512 gene encoding cytochrome P450 4c3-like: MIFLLFVAVLLPAVIISASLYYWKRITERFDQIDGPKPLPIIGNALQFDQNPHLFYMQVMDFAATYGRRGLFRFWLGTTPRILLTSPYYIEKLLHSNTQLTKAYDYEFLHPWLGTGLLTSTNNKWKRNRKLLTPTFHFKILEDFLTVFNEQAMILNEYLDMRADTGEIFDIYPLITRCALDIICETAMGEKVNSQQNDESTYVKAIARTGELLQQRQKSPWLWPDIIYNFTSRGKDAKKHLDILHSFTNQVIQKRRAVLESRSNDEMVRDDGIKRKLAFLDMMLQNSYEFSDENIREEVDTFMFEGHDTTSTAMNWAIYFIGRYPDVQRKIHEELDEIYDGDDRPASSDDLRNMKYLECVIKESLRLYPSVPIFGRKLMDDLDLDGIIIPKDTNIYVLAPFVHRDPQHFPDPLTFNPDRFLLENATGRHPYSYVPFSAGPRNCIGQKFALMEEKVVLSSILRRFQIEAIQTEAELHPTAELILRAESVQVKLTHRSLC, translated from the exons ATGATTTTTCTGTTGTTTGTGGCCGTTCTTCTGCCCGCAGTTATAATATCTGCTTCTCTTTATTATTGGAAGAGAATAACTGAGAGATTTGATCAGATAGATGGACCGAAACCACTTCCAATTATCGGCAATGCTTTACAATTTGACCAAAATCCTCACT tattttatatgcaagtgatggattttgcggCAACGTACGGTCGTCGtggattatttcgattttggCTCGGGACGACTCCTCGTATATTACTGACATCACCGTATTACATAGAGAAACTACTGCACAGTAATACTCAACTGACGAAAGCGTATGATTATGAGTTCCTTCATCCGTGGCTCGGTACAGGTTTACTGACCAG tACAAACAATAAATGGaaaagaaatcgaaaattGCTGACTCCGACTTTTCACTTCAAAATATTAGAAGATTTTCTAACTGTATTCAATGAACAagcaatgattttgaatgaatatttagaCATGCGAGCTGACACTggagaaatatttgatatatatccACTTATTACTCGATGTGCCTTGGATATCATTTGTG AAACAGCTATGGGGGAAAAAGTTAATTCCCAACAAAATGACGAATCAACTTATGTGAAAGCTATTGCCAG GACTGGAGAATTACTTCAACAACGTCAAAAATCTCCCTGGCTATGGCCCGATATTATCTACAACTTCACCAGTCGTGGAAAAGATGCAAAGAAACATCTGGACATCTTACATTCATTCACAAACCAg GTAATCCAAAAGAGAAGAGCTGTTTTAGAGAGTAGAAGTAATGATGAAATGGTAcgagatgatggtataaaacgTAAACTAGCTTTCCTCGATATGATGTTACAGAATTCTTACGAGTTTTCAGATGAGAATATCCGTGAAGAAGTCGACACGTTCATGTTTGAG GGTCACGATACGACATCAACCGCCATGAATTGGGCGATTTACTTCATAGGACGTTATCCCGATGTTCAAAGAAAAATACACGAAGAACTGGAtgaaatttatg ATGGTGACGACCGTCCGGCTTCATCTGATGATttacgaaatatgaaatacttggAATGTGTTATTAAG GAATCGTTAAGGCTTTACCCATCTGTTCCTATTTTTGGACGTAAACTAATGGATGATCTAGATTTAG ATGGTATAATAATCCCGAAAGATACGAATATTTACGTATTAGCCCCGTTCGTGCACCGAGATCCACAACATTTTCCCGATCCGTTGACTTTCAATCCGGATAGATTTCTACTGGAGAACGCTACCGGACGCCATCCGTATTCTTATGTTCCTTTTTCTGCTGGTCCGAGGAACTGTATCG GTCAGAAGTTCGCGTTGATGGAAGAGAAAGTTGTTCTTTCGTCCATTTTAAGAAGGTTTCAAATCGAAGCTATTCAAACAGAAGCGGAACTCCATCCAACagctgaactgattttacgTGCAGAAAGTGTTCAGGTGAAATTAACTCATCGATCCTTGTGTTGA